A genomic window from Candidatus Denitrolinea symbiosum includes:
- a CDS encoding DNA methyltransferase — translation MNLPLNQILKGDCVKTLNSLPERSIDLIFADPPYNLQLQNELHRPNMTKVNAVNDSWDRFDSFADYDEFTRNWLTACKRVLKPTGSIWVIGSYHNIFRVGTIMQNLGFWMLNDVIWVKTNPMPNFRGVRFTNAHETLIWASSGKGAKYTFNHQAMKGLNDEKQMRSDWWLLSLATGTERVKDKNGDKAHSTQKPEALLYRVILASSNAGDVVLDPFFGSGTTGAVAKRLHRNWIGIEREDKYIKAAKKRIAAVRPGEFDPQTFDVTGKRKSAPKVKFSALVEDGFLRAGQKLFFSRDKSRFATIKPDARIRTADGFEGSIHKAGSRYMDGAPCNGWEHWYLQENSRLVVLDEIRQRYRVEKGLFDKQPK, via the coding sequence ATGAACCTGCCCCTCAATCAAATTCTCAAAGGCGATTGCGTCAAGACTCTGAACTCCCTGCCTGAGAGGTCCATTGATCTGATCTTTGCCGACCCGCCTTATAACCTGCAACTGCAAAACGAACTTCACCGCCCGAACATGACCAAAGTGAACGCCGTGAACGACTCCTGGGACCGGTTCGATTCGTTCGCGGACTACGATGAGTTCACCCGTAATTGGTTGACTGCCTGCAAGCGCGTATTGAAACCCACAGGCTCAATTTGGGTGATCGGTTCATATCACAACATCTTCCGCGTCGGGACGATCATGCAGAATCTGGGATTTTGGATGTTGAACGACGTGATTTGGGTCAAGACCAACCCGATGCCCAATTTTCGCGGCGTCCGTTTTACGAACGCCCACGAAACGCTGATCTGGGCAAGTTCGGGGAAGGGCGCGAAGTACACGTTCAATCATCAAGCCATGAAAGGCTTGAACGATGAAAAACAGATGCGTTCCGATTGGTGGCTGCTTTCATTGGCGACCGGGACTGAGCGCGTGAAGGATAAAAACGGCGACAAGGCTCACTCCACGCAGAAGCCCGAGGCGCTGCTATATCGCGTGATTCTCGCTTCGAGCAACGCGGGCGACGTGGTCCTCGATCCGTTCTTTGGCAGCGGGACGACGGGCGCGGTCGCCAAACGCCTTCATCGCAACTGGATCGGGATCGAGCGGGAGGACAAATATATCAAAGCCGCCAAAAAACGCATTGCCGCTGTCCGACCGGGTGAGTTCGATCCGCAGACTTTCGACGTGACCGGCAAACGCAAGTCCGCGCCGAAGGTGAAATTCTCCGCGCTGGTGGAGGACGGTTTCCTGCGGGCGGGACAAAAATTATTTTTCTCCAGGGACAAATCCCGCTTTGCGACCATCAAACCCGACGCGCGGATTCGCACGGCGGACGGCTTCGAAGGAAGCATCCATAAGGCGGGCAGTCGCTACATGGACGGCGCTCCGTGCAACGGGTGGGAGCATTGGTACTTGCAGGAAAACAGCCGTCTGGTCGTTTTGGACGAGATCCGTCAACGCTACCGCGTGGAGAAGGGACTCTTCGATAAGCAGCCGAAGTAA